The Aeromicrobium senzhongii genome includes a window with the following:
- a CDS encoding BTAD domain-containing putative transcriptional regulator, giving the protein MTEPITTPDASRFETLAPAPVEDGASVGSRIGAALALVALLIGLPVALLLLGGSPPIPTEVPSLRDLARQLGPEDLVSVLVGIVWLLWLVFVVCVVLEIIATRRGGMARTVPLAGPLQHLARALIGGLLLTGLVAGPAGAATGPSASDLAPASTTVATATVEAATPAPEEKPSRADRVADRLEGELVYTVKAPKEGYHDNLWDIAERHLGDGFRYKEIYELNKDKTQLDGRKLELARLIQPGWQLIMPADAVGVSRVAVQQEAPATPAPAPRGGDSADSASADAELSVVQDQSETGAWWMGAGLLASGLLGALAVSRRRRPGGEPDEAAREAEADLRLAADPERSRVLESVLRQLSASCERAGVAVPSAYAAVVGHDEIELHLAPAVPEAVEGWEAVDGGAVWRFADDLATLDPPADAEPAYPSLVSLGVDSSGRDVLVDLASSGGLITIGGDLHVSSEVVTSLALQAAVSPWSRSVRVVATGLPSAVESVAERISLAPDVESAASQVEAAREQDVLTGRQVDDEVTVLAIGTQVPGFAMQRLAALAGSRSGLAAVAIGDHEAARWRLHVDEHGTLHVPQLGLAVTANRIGAHHAEAVASLFASAGLTTREGDGDRIAISLPRRAADDAAWLTATSRVGVLGPVLVDGPGEQTERRAAVLTEIVAFLALHPEGVHPTVLAGAVWPLGVTPEVRDANIERARVWLGTDREGHHRLRESLDGRLVLGPDVVCDWDAFRHLVIASRRADFPRDEIDLLRRALKLVRGPAFEGAPRGRYAWVATLDLPRTIGELVIDAAMRLSQLMQDGGDPAGAAAAAGAVLRVYPTHDEAWRILLRSRHAAGGTSGVAAAVDQLHAALGGEPMDPTTATLVDELLPGAGSQIS; this is encoded by the coding sequence ATGACCGAACCCATCACGACCCCGGACGCCAGTCGCTTCGAGACGCTGGCGCCCGCGCCGGTCGAGGACGGCGCGTCCGTCGGGTCACGGATCGGGGCAGCCTTGGCCCTGGTGGCGCTCCTCATCGGCCTTCCCGTGGCCCTGCTGCTGCTCGGTGGCTCGCCGCCGATCCCGACCGAGGTGCCGTCGCTACGTGACCTGGCTCGTCAGCTGGGTCCGGAGGATCTCGTCTCGGTCCTGGTCGGCATCGTCTGGCTGCTCTGGCTGGTGTTCGTCGTGTGCGTCGTGCTCGAGATCATCGCCACGCGGCGGGGCGGTATGGCCCGCACGGTCCCGCTGGCGGGCCCGCTGCAGCACCTGGCTCGTGCCCTCATCGGCGGCTTGCTCCTGACGGGCCTGGTCGCCGGTCCGGCCGGCGCCGCCACCGGTCCGTCCGCCTCCGACCTGGCCCCGGCGTCCACCACCGTGGCCACTGCCACCGTCGAGGCGGCCACGCCCGCGCCCGAGGAGAAGCCCAGCCGCGCCGACCGCGTCGCCGATCGCCTCGAGGGCGAGCTGGTCTACACCGTCAAGGCGCCCAAGGAGGGCTACCACGACAACCTGTGGGACATCGCCGAGCGCCACCTGGGCGACGGCTTCCGGTACAAGGAGATCTACGAGCTCAACAAGGACAAGACCCAGCTCGACGGGCGCAAGCTCGAGCTCGCGCGCCTGATCCAGCCGGGCTGGCAGCTGATCATGCCCGCCGATGCGGTCGGCGTCTCTCGTGTCGCCGTGCAGCAGGAGGCTCCGGCCACCCCGGCGCCCGCGCCCCGTGGTGGCGACAGTGCCGACTCGGCCAGTGCGGACGCCGAGCTGTCCGTCGTCCAGGACCAGTCCGAGACGGGCGCCTGGTGGATGGGTGCGGGCCTGCTCGCCAGCGGACTGCTGGGCGCGCTGGCGGTGTCGCGCCGTCGCCGTCCCGGCGGCGAGCCGGACGAGGCGGCCCGCGAGGCCGAGGCCGACCTGCGTCTGGCCGCGGATCCCGAGCGGTCCCGCGTGCTCGAGTCGGTCCTGCGTCAGCTGAGCGCCTCGTGCGAGCGTGCCGGTGTCGCCGTGCCGTCGGCGTACGCGGCCGTGGTCGGCCACGACGAGATCGAGCTGCACCTGGCCCCCGCGGTCCCCGAGGCCGTCGAGGGCTGGGAGGCCGTCGACGGAGGAGCGGTGTGGCGCTTCGCCGACGACCTCGCGACGCTGGACCCGCCGGCCGACGCCGAGCCCGCCTACCCCTCGCTGGTCAGCCTGGGTGTCGACAGCTCCGGCCGCGACGTCCTGGTGGACCTGGCGTCCTCCGGTGGACTCATCACCATCGGTGGCGACCTCCATGTCAGCAGCGAGGTCGTCACCTCGTTGGCGCTGCAGGCCGCGGTCAGCCCGTGGTCGCGATCGGTTCGGGTGGTGGCCACCGGGCTGCCGTCGGCCGTCGAGTCGGTGGCCGAGCGGATCTCGCTCGCGCCCGACGTCGAGTCCGCGGCGAGCCAGGTCGAGGCCGCGCGCGAGCAGGACGTGCTCACCGGCCGCCAGGTCGACGACGAGGTCACCGTGCTCGCGATCGGCACGCAGGTCCCCGGCTTCGCGATGCAGCGCCTAGCCGCCCTGGCCGGGTCCCGGTCCGGACTGGCCGCCGTCGCCATCGGCGACCACGAGGCGGCTCGCTGGCGGCTGCACGTTGACGAGCACGGCACGCTGCACGTGCCCCAGCTCGGCCTGGCCGTGACCGCCAACCGGATCGGCGCCCACCACGCCGAGGCGGTGGCGTCGCTGTTCGCCTCGGCCGGACTCACGACCCGTGAGGGCGACGGCGACCGCATCGCGATCTCGCTGCCTCGCCGTGCCGCCGACGACGCCGCGTGGCTCACCGCCACGAGCCGCGTCGGAGTCCTCGGACCCGTCCTGGTCGACGGCCCCGGTGAGCAGACCGAGCGTCGTGCCGCCGTCCTGACCGAGATCGTGGCGTTCCTCGCGCTGCACCCCGAGGGTGTCCACCCGACGGTGCTGGCCGGTGCCGTGTGGCCGCTGGGCGTCACGCCCGAGGTGCGCGACGCGAACATCGAGCGGGCGCGGGTGTGGCTCGGCACCGACCGCGAGGGCCATCACCGCCTGCGCGAGAGCCTCGACGGACGCCTGGTCCTGGGCCCGGACGTCGTGTGCGACTGGGACGCCTTCCGCCACCTGGTCATCGCCAGCCGTAGAGCGGACTTCCCGCGCGACGAGATCGACCTGTTGCGCCGAGCGCTCAAGCTCGTTCGCGGTCCCGCCTTCGAGGGCGCGCCGCGCGGCCGGTACGCCTGGGTCGCCACGCTCGACCTGCCGCGCACGATCGGCGAGCTCGTCATCGACGCGGCCATGCGCCTGTCCCAGCTGATGCAGGACGGTGGCGATCCCGCCGGCGCTGCTGCTGCGGCCGGTGCGGTGCTGCGGGTCTACCCGACGCACGACGAGGCGTGGCGCATCCTGCTGCGCTCGCGTCATGCCGCGGGTGGCACGTCCGGTGTCGCGGCCGCGGTGGACCAACTGCACGCGGCCCTCGGCGGCGAGCCGATGGACCCGACGACGGCCACGCTGGTCGACGAGCTGCTGCCGGGGGCGGGCTCGCAGATCTCCTGA
- a CDS encoding TadE/TadG family type IV pilus assembly protein, which translates to MRIHARDRRERGGATIFVLGMSLVLMLCAGLVVDGGIGINTRMRVADDAEQAARAGANAVNVAQLREGGALAIDPGLARAMAAEFLSARGYDGGQFSIEVNVDSVSIRLRDTSDTTMLKLIGINQYPVSARATATAATS; encoded by the coding sequence ATGAGGATCCACGCCAGGGACCGCCGTGAGCGCGGCGGTGCCACGATCTTCGTGCTCGGCATGTCGCTCGTCCTCATGCTCTGCGCCGGCCTCGTGGTCGACGGCGGCATCGGCATCAACACCCGGATGCGCGTCGCCGACGACGCCGAGCAGGCCGCGCGCGCGGGTGCCAACGCGGTCAACGTCGCGCAGCTTCGTGAGGGCGGGGCACTGGCGATCGACCCGGGCCTGGCGCGGGCGATGGCTGCCGAGTTCCTGAGCGCCCGCGGCTACGACGGCGGCCAGTTCTCCATCGAGGTGAACGTGGACTCCGTCTCGATCCGGCTCCGTGACACGAGCGACACGACGATGCTCAAGCTCATCGGCATCAACCAGTACCCGGTCTCGGCGCGAGCCACCGCGACCGCCGCCACCTCCTGA
- a CDS encoding TadE/TadG family type IV pilus assembly protein, with protein sequence MRTRARGERGSMSVEIVLMVPILVMFTLLVLAGGRYVAVRADIDAAARDAARAASFERSEPAARAAAQAAADASDVNDSFSSCRIAGINGDFEAGGVVEVSVRCSVSNTGLGLIGLTGSRDFESSSSAPIDQYRRFG encoded by the coding sequence ATGAGGACGCGTGCTCGCGGCGAGCGCGGATCGATGTCGGTCGAGATCGTGCTCATGGTGCCGATCCTGGTGATGTTCACGCTGCTGGTCCTCGCGGGTGGCCGGTACGTGGCGGTGCGCGCCGACATCGACGCCGCCGCCCGCGACGCGGCCCGCGCGGCGTCCTTCGAGCGCAGCGAGCCCGCGGCCCGCGCGGCCGCCCAGGCCGCCGCGGACGCGAGTGACGTCAACGACAGCTTCTCGTCCTGCCGCATCGCCGGGATCAACGGCGACTTCGAGGCCGGGGGAGTCGTGGAGGTGTCCGTGCGCTGCAGCGTCAGCAACACCGGGCTCGGCCTGATCGGGTTGACCGGTAGCCGCGACTTCGAGTCCAGCAGCAGCGCCCCGATCGACCAGTACAGGAGGTTCGGATGA